Proteins found in one Abyssibius alkaniclasticus genomic segment:
- a CDS encoding CaiB/BaiF CoA transferase family protein → MQTAFEQSAQNRSPLKGIKVLDLTIAMAGPLCTQRMGEMGAEVIKIEAPGGGDFARHAPMAGVTKFGDSTCFVTLNRNKKSLVLDLKSAEGRAVLYDLVRQADVLIQNFRPRVADKLAIDYDTLSKINPKLVYGSISGYGNDGPMKDRPGQDLLLQSFTGLTMNGGTARGLPQASPLYMVDVTASHMMCEGVLAALVARISTGRGQQVNVTMMGAIMEMQCQEITSYLEADSPPRRGETPQVSTYQEPPYGIYICAANTFFSIAQADLAVLAKALDLPILAEIKAARPPQADGEAVAAWRDRIYEILSAKLLTQTARHWDALLSELGIWCIVVNDYESFLKHPQSQGNLTKMKHPQGGEYSAVAPAISFSDAPKPELFAAPRYGADSRTILSAHGFDAARIDALVASGAVIESVVR, encoded by the coding sequence ATGCAAACTGCATTCGAACAATCGGCTCAAAATCGCAGCCCCCTTAAAGGCATCAAGGTGCTTGATCTGACCATCGCTATGGCCGGTCCGCTCTGCACACAGCGCATGGGCGAGATGGGGGCAGAGGTGATCAAGATCGAGGCGCCGGGTGGTGGCGATTTTGCACGCCACGCACCAATGGCAGGAGTCACAAAATTTGGTGACTCCACATGTTTTGTCACGCTGAATCGCAACAAGAAATCGCTTGTGCTTGATCTGAAGTCGGCTGAGGGTCGCGCGGTGCTGTATGACCTTGTGCGCCAAGCCGATGTCTTAATTCAGAACTTCCGACCACGCGTAGCCGATAAGCTTGCGATCGACTATGACACCTTGTCAAAGATCAATCCGAAACTCGTTTATGGTTCAATCAGTGGCTATGGAAATGACGGTCCGATGAAAGATCGTCCGGGCCAGGATTTGTTGCTGCAATCCTTTACCGGCCTTACGATGAATGGCGGCACGGCGCGCGGCCTGCCGCAGGCATCGCCGCTTTACATGGTCGATGTCACCGCGTCGCATATGATGTGTGAAGGGGTTCTTGCAGCGCTAGTTGCGCGTATTTCCACAGGGCGCGGGCAGCAGGTGAATGTCACCATGATGGGCGCGATCATGGAAATGCAATGCCAGGAAATCACATCATATCTGGAAGCCGACTCGCCGCCAAGGCGCGGGGAAACGCCACAGGTCTCGACCTACCAGGAGCCGCCATATGGCATCTATATTTGTGCCGCGAACACATTTTTCTCTATTGCACAGGCTGATCTGGCTGTTCTGGCAAAGGCGCTGGATTTGCCGATACTCGCCGAGATCAAGGCCGCACGTCCCCCTCAGGCCGATGGTGAAGCCGTTGCTGCCTGGCGTGACCGGATCTATGAAATTCTATCTGCAAAACTGCTCACCCAGACTGCACGGCACTGGGATGCGCTGCTGTCGGAACTCGGCATCTGGTGCATCGTCGTGAATGACTACGAGTCCTTCCTGAAGCACCCGCAATCACAGGGCAATCTTACCAAAATGAAGCATCCACAAGGTGGCGAGTATTCGGCTGTTGCACCCGCAATTTCTTTTTCCGACGCGCCAAAGCCCGAGCTGTTTGCCGCTCCGCGATATGGTGCTGACAGCCGCACGATCTTGTCTGCCCACGGCTTTGATGCCGCCCGGATCGACGCGCTGGTCGCTTCGGGTGCGGTAATCGAAAGTGTAGTCCGGTGA
- a CDS encoding sugar ABC transporter ATP-binding protein, translated as MTTPILQIRNVGKSFPGVKALSGLSMDVHSGEIVAFVGENGAGKSTLLKILSGDYRLDEGTVLIDGIEASHVSPLEARRAGFRLVRQEPEIVPDISVAENIFIGEYPRRSGGRVDFAAMRATVTDMLHRYGFAGLIDIDALGRSLSPAQMHIVEILRALKTGVKIVAFDEPTSSLTQDETERLYELIRTLKADGLGIIYVSHRLHEVMEISDRVAVLKDGVPTGDLVTSQTSEQEIVRLMVGRELAHGYKRSETTRDDVVLEVNNLTSRWHDNISFKIHAGEIVGFAGLVGAGRTELAKVLFGEFEKQGGSVKICGQDVRIKSPADAIAASIGFAPENRKAEGLILVRSVIENASMAVYSRLAKYGILRNRQMITAVEPFIKRLDIKTPSLLQDVGKLSGGNQQKVVLARWLAANPRLLILDEPTRAVDVGAKAEIYRLMDMLASEGMAIMMISSELPELMSMSDRIIVMNNRRISQPIEKRDATEELIVNMALGTQAA; from the coding sequence ATGACGACACCAATTCTTCAAATCAGAAATGTGGGCAAGTCCTTTCCGGGCGTGAAAGCATTGTCTGGCCTGTCGATGGATGTGCATTCAGGCGAAATTGTTGCCTTTGTCGGCGAAAACGGTGCGGGCAAGTCAACATTGCTCAAAATCCTTAGCGGTGACTATAGGCTTGATGAAGGCACGGTGTTGATCGACGGCATTGAAGCCTCGCATGTCAGCCCGCTTGAAGCGCGGCGCGCAGGGTTTCGTTTGGTTCGGCAAGAACCAGAAATAGTCCCCGACATTTCCGTCGCTGAGAATATTTTCATTGGTGAGTATCCGCGCCGCTCAGGCGGGCGCGTAGATTTTGCCGCGATGCGTGCGACGGTCACGGATATGCTGCATCGATACGGTTTTGCCGGGCTGATAGATATAGACGCGCTTGGCAGAAGTCTTTCGCCCGCTCAAATGCATATCGTGGAAATACTTCGCGCCTTGAAAACGGGTGTGAAAATCGTCGCCTTTGACGAGCCCACGTCCTCGCTTACACAGGATGAAACCGAACGGCTATATGAACTCATCCGAACACTAAAGGCCGACGGGTTGGGGATTATTTACGTTTCGCATCGCTTGCACGAGGTGATGGAAATTTCTGACCGCGTGGCCGTATTGAAAGATGGCGTGCCAACGGGTGATCTGGTGACATCGCAAACGTCCGAACAAGAAATTGTCAGGCTGATGGTCGGGCGTGAGCTGGCGCATGGATACAAGCGCAGCGAGACAACGCGTGACGATGTGGTATTGGAAGTCAACAACCTGACAAGCCGTTGGCACGACAATATAAGTTTCAAAATCCATGCGGGAGAGATCGTCGGGTTCGCAGGGCTCGTCGGGGCAGGGCGCACGGAGCTTGCCAAAGTCTTGTTCGGTGAATTTGAGAAGCAAGGCGGCTCGGTCAAGATATGCGGACAGGACGTCCGCATCAAAAGCCCTGCCGACGCAATCGCCGCAAGCATCGGATTTGCGCCTGAAAACCGCAAAGCCGAAGGGCTGATCCTTGTGCGCTCGGTTATCGAGAATGCGTCGATGGCTGTCTACTCGCGACTCGCGAAATACGGTATATTGCGCAACAGGCAGATGATTACCGCAGTCGAACCATTCATCAAGCGTCTGGACATCAAAACCCCGTCTTTGCTCCAGGATGTTGGAAAGCTTTCGGGCGGGAACCAGCAAAAAGTGGTGTTGGCGCGTTGGCTGGCGGCAAATCCCCGCCTATTGATCCTAGATGAACCAACACGCGCCGTCGACGTTGGGGCCAAGGCTGAAATCTACCGTTTGATGGACATGCTGGCCAGTGAAGGCATGGCCATCATGATGATCTCTTCAGAGCTCCCCGAACTGATGTCTATGTCAGACAGGATCATCGTTATGAACAACCGTAGAATTTCACAGCCGATCGAGAAGCGGGACGCCACTGAAGAATTGATCGTGAATATGGCGCTGGGAACACAGGCAGCCTGA
- a CDS encoding SDR family oxidoreductase — protein MMRLEGKTAIVTGGGQGIGAAIAERFAVEGASVVIAELNQDVGAHTAAEIASKTGADVAFIETDVASQESIAAMHIEAKKLFGTVDVLVNNAGIAVFHEPLESTMAHWHRCMSVDLEGVWHCCRQVLPDMLAQNDGAIINIVSNHAFSIIKSTFPYPVAKHGLLGLTRALALEYADRGVAINAISPGYTDTPIVANHFAKEADPAAARAAVEAKQPVGRLCRPSEIAAVAALLASSEARFIIGENIVVDGGVSIRMYE, from the coding sequence ATGATGCGGCTAGAGGGAAAGACGGCGATTGTAACAGGAGGCGGCCAAGGAATCGGTGCTGCCATAGCTGAACGATTTGCAGTCGAAGGGGCGAGTGTCGTTATTGCTGAGCTAAATCAAGACGTTGGAGCGCATACGGCGGCTGAGATTGCTTCTAAGACTGGCGCTGATGTTGCCTTCATCGAAACAGACGTAGCCAGTCAGGAAAGCATCGCTGCAATGCATATTGAGGCGAAGAAATTATTCGGCACTGTCGACGTTTTGGTGAATAATGCAGGAATTGCGGTCTTCCACGAGCCGCTCGAAAGCACGATGGCGCATTGGCATAGATGCATGTCGGTCGACCTGGAAGGTGTTTGGCATTGTTGCCGCCAGGTTCTGCCCGACATGCTGGCCCAAAATGATGGCGCGATAATCAACATCGTGTCAAATCATGCGTTCTCGATCATTAAATCGACCTTTCCCTACCCGGTTGCAAAACATGGCCTGCTAGGTCTGACGCGTGCTTTGGCTTTGGAGTATGCCGACCGCGGCGTGGCGATAAATGCCATTTCGCCGGGCTACACCGACACGCCTATCGTTGCCAATCACTTTGCAAAAGAAGCCGACCCGGCTGCCGCGCGCGCCGCCGTCGAGGCAAAGCAGCCTGTCGGGCGGCTGTGCAGACCTTCTGAGATCGCCGCCGTCGCCGCATTGCTCGCATCCAGCGAGGCGCGGTTCATTATCGGAGAAAACATTGTTGTCGACGGCGGCGTGTCGATTCGTATGTACGAGTAG
- a CDS encoding ABC transporter permease has translation MSVSAQEAQGHKADGIIKRAMNAIGAENLSLIIALFLMIALISTQTEYFFSSRNIFNIAQNMAVVGLIAVGMTLVIVSAGLDISVGSIAGCGSVMSALVVVSTGSVLGGVGVSIAVGLVLGLVNAGIISILRVNPVVATLATFSAFRGVAFLIAPGGRPVGVLDPAFAELGSGKIFEIGPFPGIPVAFGILLIVAIGAHFVMRTTVFGRSIYSMGGNPVAARLAGINLTKMRFAIYAISGALSGLAGAIVTARTSSGQPASGTQGLELEAITAVFLGGALLAGGKGTIVGTMLAVLLLATLSNGMNLLGIPTFYQLVAKGLLLVLAVAIGQWRMAYAERAQARQTAASAEG, from the coding sequence ATGAGTGTATCCGCTCAAGAGGCGCAAGGCCACAAAGCTGATGGCATAATAAAGCGCGCAATGAATGCAATTGGCGCTGAAAACCTGTCTCTGATCATCGCGCTATTCTTGATGATTGCACTGATCTCGACCCAGACCGAATACTTCTTTTCGTCACGCAATATTTTCAACATCGCCCAAAATATGGCTGTTGTCGGATTGATCGCAGTTGGCATGACACTCGTGATCGTTTCGGCAGGATTAGATATTTCTGTTGGTTCTATCGCGGGATGCGGTTCGGTGATGAGCGCTCTGGTTGTTGTCTCGACAGGTTCGGTTTTGGGCGGGGTCGGGGTCAGTATTGCTGTCGGTCTTGTATTGGGATTGGTCAATGCGGGCATTATCAGTATTTTACGTGTTAACCCTGTTGTAGCAACATTGGCCACGTTCTCGGCATTTCGCGGCGTGGCGTTCCTTATCGCCCCGGGCGGTCGCCCGGTTGGCGTTTTAGATCCTGCCTTTGCGGAACTCGGCTCCGGCAAAATATTTGAAATCGGGCCCTTTCCCGGCATCCCTGTCGCCTTCGGAATTTTGCTGATTGTCGCTATCGGAGCGCATTTTGTGATGCGTACCACCGTGTTTGGCCGTTCGATCTATTCCATGGGCGGAAATCCAGTCGCGGCGCGATTGGCGGGGATCAATCTGACAAAAATGCGCTTTGCGATCTATGCAATCTCGGGCGCGCTTTCGGGCCTTGCAGGTGCGATTGTTACGGCACGAACAAGCTCTGGGCAGCCCGCCTCAGGCACGCAGGGGCTTGAGCTTGAGGCTATAACCGCGGTTTTTTTGGGCGGGGCGCTACTTGCCGGAGGGAAGGGCACAATTGTGGGCACGATGCTGGCTGTTTTGCTGCTTGCCACACTTTCTAACGGCATGAACTTGTTGGGTATTCCGACATTTTATCAGCTTGTTGCAAAGGGTTTGCTTCTTGTGCTGGCCGTGGCCATCGGTCAATGGCGTATGGCCTATGCCGAGCGCGCCCAGGCACGCCAAACTGCAGCCAGTGCGGAAGGTTGA
- a CDS encoding substrate-binding domain-containing protein, with the protein MRHTNPIKFALAVGLSASMLAGGASAQENLIIAIYKSGTQQYFIDQAEGFMSAAEELGYEARVINVETDSNLAISAVSDAIAAGARGIAITAPDQALGPAVSTAAAEAGVLMIATDDPLEDASGNALPFAGFDGVAMGTRVGERAGALLAESGWLEGESYAIMSVEVQTLSVCNDRTNAAIDQIVAAGGSADNVVPVAYDGTADLALSAAGPVITANPGVDNWVVVGCNDEGVLGATNALRNAGFDAANVIAVGLGAYEACRPWAAGIDTGFKAALYISGVDVGDAAARALINAIETGEPLPPMTVANTTIVDPSTYADIMPCN; encoded by the coding sequence ATGCGGCATACAAATCCAATTAAATTTGCTTTGGCAGTAGGGCTTTCGGCTAGCATGTTGGCTGGCGGTGCGAGTGCTCAGGAAAATCTGATCATCGCAATCTATAAAAGCGGAACGCAACAATACTTCATCGACCAGGCTGAAGGTTTCATGAGCGCAGCTGAAGAGCTTGGCTATGAGGCGCGAGTCATCAACGTTGAAACAGACTCCAACCTCGCAATCAGCGCAGTCTCCGATGCGATTGCGGCCGGCGCGCGTGGTATCGCGATCACTGCCCCAGACCAGGCACTGGGGCCGGCAGTATCAACCGCGGCTGCTGAAGCTGGTGTCTTGATGATTGCAACTGACGACCCGCTTGAAGATGCGTCGGGCAATGCACTGCCGTTTGCCGGTTTTGACGGCGTTGCTATGGGAACGCGTGTCGGAGAGCGCGCGGGTGCATTGCTGGCGGAATCGGGCTGGCTTGAGGGCGAGAGCTACGCCATCATGAGTGTGGAGGTTCAAACGCTTTCAGTTTGCAACGATCGCACCAACGCTGCGATCGATCAAATCGTTGCAGCCGGCGGTTCGGCGGATAATGTCGTTCCGGTTGCGTATGATGGCACAGCCGATCTGGCGCTGTCGGCAGCTGGCCCTGTCATTACGGCAAATCCGGGCGTTGATAACTGGGTTGTCGTTGGTTGTAATGACGAAGGCGTTCTTGGCGCAACCAACGCGCTGCGAAACGCTGGCTTTGATGCTGCCAACGTCATCGCGGTTGGCCTTGGCGCCTATGAGGCGTGTCGTCCCTGGGCAGCTGGTATCGATACCGGTTTCAAGGCCGCGCTTTACATCAGCGGCGTTGATGTTGGTGATGCTGCCGCGCGTGCGTTGATCAATGCAATCGAAACCGGCGAGCCGTTGCCCCCGATGACGGTTGCCAACACCACAATTGTGGACCCCTCCACATATGCAGACATCATGCCCTGCAACTGA
- a CDS encoding enoyl-CoA hydratase/isomerase family protein: protein MNEDDHIQFSIRDGVAFLTLNRPTKMNAITAAMGGTITQLASRVDTDDDIKVLVIEGAGERAFSAGSDVNALDDLGTPWDGRNRAQYNRDYIAPLLGLRKPAIAMIDGYCLGGGLEVAMCCDIRVATPRSRFGAPEVQRGWHAGSGNTSILPRLIGYGNAAHWILTGEIFPAEEAYRVGFVQVLAEPENLQASVLRIASRLAKNPPIAVQSAKNIIRQSQGSSIAQGLSWENDGYTLCMMTEDAKEGMRAFAEKRDPVFRGR, encoded by the coding sequence ATGAATGAAGACGATCACATTCAATTCAGCATTAGAGATGGCGTTGCCTTTCTTACCTTGAATCGCCCAACGAAAATGAATGCAATTACGGCGGCGATGGGTGGCACCATTACTCAATTGGCGAGCCGCGTAGACACAGATGACGATATCAAGGTCCTAGTGATCGAAGGCGCGGGCGAGCGGGCCTTTTCTGCGGGTTCGGATGTGAATGCGCTCGATGACCTGGGCACGCCCTGGGACGGTCGCAATCGTGCGCAATACAATCGCGACTATATTGCGCCGCTTTTGGGCCTGCGCAAACCCGCTATTGCGATGATTGATGGCTATTGCCTTGGCGGCGGGCTGGAAGTGGCAATGTGTTGTGACATTCGGGTCGCAACACCGCGTTCGCGCTTTGGCGCACCAGAAGTGCAGCGCGGCTGGCACGCGGGTTCGGGTAACACATCTATTCTGCCGCGCCTCATAGGCTACGGGAATGCCGCGCATTGGATTCTGACCGGTGAAATTTTTCCGGCCGAAGAAGCATATAGGGTTGGGTTTGTGCAAGTTCTTGCCGAGCCCGAAAACCTGCAGGCTTCGGTGCTTCGCATTGCAAGCCGACTTGCAAAAAACCCGCCAATCGCCGTCCAGTCCGCGAAAAATATCATCCGCCAAAGCCAGGGCTCGTCAATTGCTCAGGGGCTGTCCTGGGAGAATGACGGCTACACGCTGTGCATGATGACCGAAGATGCCAAGGAAGGTATGCGCGCCTTTGCTGAAAAACGCGATCCGGTTTTCCGCGGTCGTTAA